The Erigeron canadensis isolate Cc75 chromosome 1, C_canadensis_v1, whole genome shotgun sequence genome segment TTCACTGTTATTTCACGGGTTGCCCGTGCGTCCACAAACCAACTTCACATGCATCTACAAACCAACTTTCTATTTGGATCAAGTACTTGGGTATCCAGAGTAGGATACGTAAATTCTTCCGAGTAAGTGAATCCAGGAGTAGTAGTAGAATATCTGGAAATAGAACTCCACGGTCGTTTACAAAAACCAATAATATATTGGAGATAATATTTTATGGAAATATAATTCCACGGTGGTTTACAAATAAAAGTAAGGGAACGAACTTAAAGGTGGAATTACCTCCAAATTGGTGCTACTCTAAGTTCAAGGGATATGCGTTTTGTGTTGTATTCACGCTGAAGGAGTCTTGTATCGGTCCACCAGGAGTCTCTGTGAACAACTTCGATGGAGCCTCTCTAGTTGAATTTCGTGCTACATTGTTAGAGAGCATACTAATCTATGATACAGATATGATGATATGGTTGTGTATTATGATACCTGGGTTTGGATGGAACAAAGCAAAGAATTTTGTCACATTTTCATTCGGAGATAACAATGAAGATGTTGAGGTGAAGGAGTGTGGTGTAAGACTTGtttgtgatgatgatgaagattttccagaagaaaaagaaacaattttaaGTATGATACAACACCTCCCACCTCAAACTCAACCTACTGGAGGTTACTTCCGGTTTTCCGACAATTTTGGTTATACCAGCTTCTCATGGTAGGTTTGacgtgtttttttaataaatttttttgtgtAATTTATGGATTTTCTTAATCATAACCTCAAGAGGTATATTTGTAACGGTAATATAGTAAAATATTGTTATTAAAGATAATTGGTTTCCtataataatttatagttttcaaCGACAATGTAGAGAAATTTATAGTTACTGTGAGTTAACCATGTACAATACTTTACTCCTAAGAAGTTTTGCTAGACTGTGTTTTCaactattttaaaaattgaaatgaGAAATTTGCTATGGCTCTTTTTTTAATAAGACtcattatgtgtaaattgtatacATAATTAACAAATTATGCATAGTCTTGATGATATAGTGAGCAGTCAGATATCTTTTTAAAACGGAGGTGCACAGTGTAATTAGAAGGATTTATTTACAATCTGGGTTAGGAGGTACGTACATAAACGCCGTTAAGTTAATGACATTCTGGACCCAAACACTGAAGGTAAAGGGATGCCCCCTTGCGTAATCCTACTTGGTACAACGAGTTTGAGCAACGATCATAAACctcaacaaaatttatatagtgACTCACTGTAGAAATAACCGAGGCTGTGGTACTGAATCACATCAATGAGTATTGTTGACGCTCATCAGCACACTGATCAGAGGCCAAGTACTCAGGGGACTTGGTTGGTCAATGACTAAATCATGTAGTGAAAACAAGAACAAAGTTTGACTAGCTCAAGCTCATCAAGGATGATACTTATCAGCGAGCACATCAATTAGTGACTTTGCCGGAACAACTTGTTACCGCTTAGACCTTCTAAAAGCCATTGATGACAGCTTAAATGTGGTTTGAAGACCCATGATTTCTAGACCTGTAACTACTTGTGACTCACTTATAGACTCCTTGATTAAGCTCTTTGATTCCAATGATTTCATCATATATGTGAGTgttctatatatacaaaaacaaggaTTCTTTGATGTGTGCTTACTTCAAAAATATAACTGTTGTAATAAAACAGAATTGGTGTAGCCCAAACAATATAAGGTTGAATTGTTGTTTTCGGTATGTGAATACCACGAAAATATATTCATAGATTTGAAATCTTTACCCTATTACACACGAAATTCACCAACAATACATGGAGAATTACCCTAGAAATAAAAGAACCATATTTCATTTGAAGCTATACAATTTACATCAATATACTCTCAAATACAATTGGCATTCGAGTACTCTATTTAACTTGATTATCAAAGCTTAACCACAGTATCAAGTTCCTCATTAACCCTAGTTCTACATTTCAGTGAGTGGTTCCCGATCCAAACAAACTTCACCAATGATCCAGATTAGGAAGATTAAGGGAAAAAGGGTCACCGAGCAATGAATGAATTCATCTACCGTTTGTAGTCAGAAGTCAGAACTATGGGAAAATGTTACAACCACCAATTGCCTACTAAACCTAGTACATGCAGTAAGTCCGTTTGTATGATCAAAGGCTAAAACAACATTACTACCTCTATATTACAAAATTTACAATCCAGTACTGATGATCTTGATTGAAAACTTCACATTAGATTCTTCAATGTTCTTAGAACTCTGGAAACTGTATATAGAAGTGAAATATGTCATCACCATCTCGTGTAACTATCATGCTGTAGTTTTTATGCTAGCTAATTCTGTATCAACTTCCATAAGTGAAGGGTTACTTGTTTGCCCCTGGCGAACAAACTGCCCTTTTACCCGCGGTCTCTGCTCTGCTAGTTTCTTTCTGCTTTCATATCGGACCTGtaggaagaaaaaaagttaatgaGACACGCTGACTAGAGTTGATCATAAGCTATACAATCATTTTCACAAGTAATTTATCATGACAGTCTACCTTTTTATCAAAGCATCTGTCTTTCCTCTTCATTCTGAATTTGTTTAAGGCGGCTTCTCTTTGCATAGATCGATGACTATTATTTCCATTGCTTCCACTACCTATACTATTGAGACGGGTTAATGTCCCACCGGTATAGAAACTGCTACTTCCACTATGATCTTCGAGTGCTTCTGTTGCATTATGCATCTCTGCAGATTCATTTCTTGCTTCAGGGTTGGACATGTGATACGGGTGTGCTTGAAACAAGGATTGTTCATGATGGCCCGATGAAGAGGGACTCTGCATTTGAGCCACGTTCGGTTGTACACAAAAGGGAGGGGGCAACGTGTTCTCTAATCTTATACCTCTTACTAGACCTGGAACTGGAAACATGCTTTCCCTAGGTGAAGGGAATTGACTTTGAGTTTGACCCAGGCTTTCCGTTTGTCCGTGTTGACTGATCCTATTATGTTGGGAACTACCGACTGGTGCACTATGTGTATCCGACATATATTCAACAGGATTCTTGATTTCAGAATCTTTTTGTTGATTGCAAATGCTAGCAGATCCTGACGTTAACGGCGGCTGTGTTCTATTTATGTATCGCGAGAATGCTGACACATCAGACGGCTTCAATCTGTGTCTGTCATCACTAAACTGATTTACCGAGCTACTTGGATGAGATCTTTTGAGTGAAAGATCTAACATTGGTGTAGGATGATCCACCTTATTTCCCCCATAGTTTAATGAACTTATAAGACTAGGTTTCGGGTAACTGTCAAATGACCCAATCAAGTCAATGGCTTCCCTTGAAGTATTACCAACCGCATTAGCTTGTTCCCATCTGACATCTATTGTCGTATTATTTCCTTGACCACTTATCTCGGCATTAGTCAGATTTCCCTCTGGCTCATTCGGTTGGGTCACCAATCCATTAGCCTCTTGGGTGTCTCTGTGGTCGGTTGGTTGTTCCATAGTTGGTACATCAGCCTCCGTATCTGGTTTCGTGCACGAGCTCTGTATAACAGACACAAAACAGACAATTAGagttatttttcaaataaaactaCATACATTTAGTAATTATTacagtaaaaaaaaactttcttgtTTTCCAGATTAATGTAATTCTTGACAGTTTAGGAAGCTCGATACAATGAATATAGACTTTAAGCGACTTTAGGCCATTCATTAGAGTCGTTCGTTTTGTAGTCAAAACAAATTATCTGAcccatttgagataaaacataac includes the following:
- the LOC122585365 gene encoding two-component response regulator-like APRR5, with the translated sequence MGEVLMSGKIADIPEMKTRSEDKIHDGGGQESPATTAATNNNDDVVVRWEKFLPKMVLRVLLVEADDCTRHIITALLRKCSYKVAAVSDGLKAWEVLRQKSDSIDLILTEVELPSISGFALLTLIMEHQACKNIPVIMMSANDSVSTVYKCMLTGAADFLVKPVRKNELKNLWQHVWRRQASANGGNEQQQESDAQQKEEATAENNATSIRSSGYIACIKRNRECIEKGSDAQSSCTKPDTEADVPTMEQPTDHRDTQEANGLVTQPNEPEGNLTNAEISGQGNNTTIDVRWEQANAVGNTSREAIDLIGSFDSYPKPSLISSLNYGGNKVDHPTPMLDLSLKRSHPSSSVNQFSDDRHRLKPSDVSAFSRYINRTQPPLTSGSASICNQQKDSEIKNPVEYMSDTHSAPVGSSQHNRISQHGQTESLGQTQSQFPSPRESMFPVPGLVRGIRLENTLPPPFCVQPNVAQMQSPSSSGHHEQSLFQAHPYHMSNPEARNESAEMHNATEALEDHSGSSSFYTGGTLTRLNSIGSGSNGNNSHRSMQREAALNKFRMKRKDRCFDKKVRYESRKKLAEQRPRVKGQFVRQGQTSNPSLMEVDTELASIKTTA